A section of the Primulina eburnea isolate SZY01 chromosome 1, ASM2296580v1, whole genome shotgun sequence genome encodes:
- the LOC140828106 gene encoding endoglucanase 24-like: MKVFRFFHCAHVFLLLFLPQLPFSAVGYHDYADALSKSILFFEGQRAGYLPADQRMSWRGHSGLGDGWQVALDLTGGYYDAGDNIKFSFPMAFTTTMLAWSVVEFGELMPPAELRNTLVAIRWATDYLLKTVSQPNRIFVQVGDPVNDHNCWERPEDMDTARTVYAVDAPNPASDVAGETAAALAASSMAFRSSDPGYAETLLRTATRVFEFADSYRGAYSDNSNIRDVVCPFYCDFDGYQDELLWGAAWLRKASQSDSYLSYLQNNGKTLGADENINEFGWDNKHAGLNVLVSKEVIESSNYAFESYKASADSFICTLIPESSSSHIEFTPGGLIYRPGGSNLQHATSISFLLLVYANYLEKSSQIVNCGEVSITPLRMRKIAQGQVNYILGENPKGMSYMVGYSSIYPQRIHHRGSSIPSIKDHPQSIGCKEGSVYFNSSDPNPNVLVGAIVGGPQEDDTYNDDRVDFRKSEPTTYINAPFVGVLAYFVANPNLN; encoded by the exons ATGAAAGTGTTCAGATTCTTTCACTGTGCACACGTTTTTCTCTTGCTTTTTCTGCCGCAATTACCATTCTCCGCCGTGGGTTACCACGACTATGCCGACGCATTGTCGAAGTCCATCTTGTTTTTCGAGGGACAGAGAGCGGGGTACTTGCCGGCGGACCAGAGAATGTCGTGGCGGGGGCATTCCGGGCTGGGAGACGGGTGGCAGGTGGCGTTGGACCTCACCGGTGGGTACTACGATGCCGGAGATAACATCAAGTTCAGTTTCCCGATGGCCTTCACCACCACGATGCTGGCTTGGAGTGTGGTGGAGTTCGGAGAGCTCATGCCGCCGGCGGAGCTGAGGAATACTCTTGTGGCAATTCGATGGGCCACAGATTACTTGTTGAAAACCGTTTCTCAACCCAATCGCATTTTTGTCCAG GTCGGGGATCCCGTTAATGATCATAATTGTTGGGAAAGGCCCGAGGATATGGACACTGCTAGGACAGTGTACGCAGTAGATGCACCTAATCCGGCCTCTGATGTCGCAGGCGAGACGGCTGCAGCCCTTGCTGCTTCCTCTATGGCTTTCAGATCGTCTGATCCCGGTTATGCCGAGACATTGCTGAGAACTGCCACCAGAGTTTTCGAGTTTGCAGATAGCTATCGCGGTGCTTACAGTGATAATTCGAATATTAGAGATGTGGTCTGCCCTTTTTACTGTGACTTTGATGGATATCAG GATGAGTTGCTCTGGGGAGCAGCATGGCTAAGAAAAGCTTCACAGAGTGATTCTTACCTCAGTTACTTGCAAAACAACGGTAAAACGCTCGGTGCAGATGAAAACATCAACGAGTTCGGATGGGATAACAAACATGCTGGTCTAAATGTTCTTGTTTCCAAG GAAGTAATCGAAAGCAGTAACTATGCTTTCGAATCATACAAGGCATCAGCAGATAGCTTCATATGTACATTAATACCAGAGTCTTCCTCTTCCCATATAGAGTTCACTCCTGGTGGCCTAATCTACAGGCCTGGTGGAAGCAATCTACAACATGCCACTTCAATCTCCTTCCTCTTACTCGTGTACGcgaattatttggaaaaatcgTCGCAAATTGTGAACTGTGGTGAAGTTAGCATTACTCCTTTGAGGATGAGGAAAATAGCTCAGGGGCAAGTCAATTACATTCTTGGAGAAAATCCCAAGGGAATGTCATATATGGTTGGATACAGTAGTATTTACCCTCAAAGGATTCATCACCGTGGCTCTTCGATCCCTTCGATCAAAGATCATCCACAATCCATCGGTTGCAAGGAGGGTTCGGTTTATTTTAACTCATCGGATCCTAATCCGAACGTGTTGGTTGGGGCTATTGTGGGTGGACCGCAAGAAGATGATACATACAACGATGATAGAGTTGATTTCAGGAAGTCCGAGCCCACGACTTATATCAATGCTCCATTTGTGGGTGTTTTAGCTTATTTCGTGGCAAATCCTAACTTAAATTAG
- the LOC140828099 gene encoding zinc finger CCCH domain-containing protein 19-like: MEEENLGIEETEIGGRKDFFPVLGGLNVNVGGETTEMKFLEEVAEGQIVSENHVTAESEIMEVAVTVAEGDGPHVVGEHVLEIKADQVCERVDAVNVGKDVTGAGDALLFSEWQVEAGGDEISVDQRVGEEEVMFLMPSVDSKVEPVVVYVTETVSCPESQTFGSGNDFLEDREGMEPWNDKSGKELQGKMSEEKFKEPVLAEVDSLTLENDSDLMMADDANHVEKIELAANYLAVETVEKSSDVEVEKVRSLITEETPITDFKNGMELITGVNPDILNAGENVQVHELGDMEYAGVDARDELAKSKELTAEEDMMHDTKMVEFENTSVEVENDFKLDEHATVVENRDDAIVHEDLVAGNCRIETVEKLDSGMTRSDVAEVRMEDAEVKTGTAVDVVADEIPCEDTKFETKITSSSTGDPCEGMNDSSAGILDENNDTPTAEEIRTQDTEMETETDVVESGKEFGGKRKRGKVSKSPSNAKYTGKASSRRITEEDVCFICFDGGELVLCDRRGCPKAYHPTCVNRDEAFFRAKGRWNCGWHMCSICEKNALFMCYTCTFSLCKKCSKDAVILCVRGNKGFCETCMKTVMLIENNEQGSNDALTSFDDKGSWEYLFKDYYTELKSKLSLSSVEVAEAKNPWKGKDTFSGPSKQESLDTQADDIDEGSGSEESVETLKTINSKRKKKGKKSKSLAKEKDLVSSGVATGGKGLASSANSEWASKELLELVSHMKNGDTSVLSQFDVQGLLLEYIKRNKLRDPRRKSQIICDARLEVLFGKPRVGHFEMLKLLESHFLIRDEQNDDVEGSIVDTEINQLDIAGNTDHLTKGVKDRKHKTRKKGGLREPQSNLDDYAAIDMHNISLIYLRRKLMEDLLEDVEKFHDKVIGMFVRIRISGSSQKQDLYRLVQVVGTSKAAEPYKIGKKSTNIVLEILNLDKTEVTSIDTISNQDFTEEECKRLRQSIKCGLISRLTVGEILDKTMEIQEARVNDWLESETLRLSHLRDRASDLGRRKELRECVEKLQVLKSPEERRRKLKEIAEIHADPKMDPSYESDENDHEAEDSRRDNFLRSRGSSFSRRERGLISPGSDSSARGGAGKISTKNRELSRNLSGNNFSGNATHSGEMVNEISRNLEGRKDAQDFKYLENLNYNSDSADRGKRNVPRSESLTGVSSVTSDASLQVRIAETSTMINETEKMWHYQDPSGKVQGPFSMVQLRKWSNTGYFPTDLKIWKTADKQDDSILMADALEGKFKKEKPIVDNIFPSANTLHSLPISASHFDQASGTSLLHLKNRTSVDQSSVSSTKLSSEKWIGNDITNLPSPTPKQSNAGWTGGEGGGLVNYNPSPSVERTNIGTLSVADASVLNAIIQSSPAFSLTPNSQQGFQVGPANSLGFQSTTSEPHAIQMHGHQSTMVHQVVSQSPLTDAQVMGGSAQPQPKPQPQPQPQPPNYGWVAPNVQNYAANFSNLNTNAAAQPEYQRPAQSIQPNIYPPAVSDATNTGWGTPHANASMGCGNPAPANSNMYMGPPIQPTVNTNSGWLAPTGNAGANVPGQVQALGPGWVAPAAQGSIPGNGWGPPSANTGAPAPVQGLTQGNPNLGWGAAPQGNQGLWVGQQNYGGNQFSGHHNDQGRDPGFGGGRPWNRQSSFGGGGSRGSNRRDTMCPYYTNGHCRKGAHCDFRHN, translated from the exons ATGGAAGAGGAAAATCTGGGAATTGAAGAAACTGAGATTGGAGGAAGAAAAGATTTTTTTCCTGTATTGGGTGGATTGAATGTGAATGTTGGCGGAGAAACCACTGAAATGAAGTTTTTAGAGGAGGTGGCAGAAGGACAGATTGTTTCGGAGAATCATGTGACGGCAGAGTCGGAAATCATGGAGGTGGCCGTAACGGTAGCGGAGGGGGACGGACCACATGTGGTTGGGGAACACGTGCTAGAAATAAAAGCAGACCAAGTATGTGAGCGAGTGGATGCTGTTAACGTGGGAAAGGATGTAACTGGTGCAGGGGATGCGCTACTGTTTTCTGAGTGGCAGGTGGAGGCGGGAGGGGATGAAATTTCGGTGGACCAACGAGTTGGAGAGGAAGAAGTTATGTTCCTAATGCCCTCTGTTGATTCCAAGGTGGAACCCGTTGTTGTTTACGTAACTGAAACTGTTTCGTGTCCCGAGTCCCAGACATTTGGGAGCGGCAATGATTTTCTAGAAGACAGGGAGGGGATGGAACCATGGAATGATAAATCAGGAAAGGAGTTGCAGGGGAAGATGAGTGAAGAGAAGTTTAAAGAACCGGTACTAGCAGAGGTGGATAGTCTGACATTAGAAAACGATTCAGATTTAATGATGGCAGATGATGCAAATCATGTGGAGAAGATTGAATTAGCTGCTAATTATTTGGCAGTTGAGACAGTGGAAAAATCTTCTGATGTTGAAGTGGAAAAGGTTAGGTCTTTGATCACTGAGGAGACGCCCATCACAGATTTTAAAAATGGTATGGAGCTAATAACTGGGGTGAACCCCGATATACTTAATGCCGGAGAAAATGTGCAGGTCCATGAACTAGGTGATATGGAATATGCTGGTGTTGATGCTAGAGATGAGCTTGCCAAGAGTAAAGAGTTAACTGCTGAGGAGGATATGATGCACGATACGAAGATGGTGGAATTTGAGAACACGAGTGTGgaagttgaaaatgatttcaagttagatgagcatgccACTGTGGTGGAAAATAGGGATGACGCAATAGTACATGAGGATCTTGTTGCAGGAAACTGTAGAATTGAAACAGTGGAGAAATTGGATTCAGGCATGACTAGGAGTGATGTAGCTGAGGTTCGTATGGAAGATGCTGAAGTAAAAACAGGGACAGCAGTGGATGTAGTGGCTGACGAAATTCCATGCGAAGACACAAAGTTTGAGACAAAGATAACTAGTAGCTCCACGGGTGATCCTTGTGAGGGGATGAATGATTCGTCAGCTGGAATACTAGATGAAAACAATGATACACCTACGGCCGAGGAGATAAGAACTCAAGACACTGAAATGGAGACAGAAACAGATGTGGTTGAATCCGGGAAAGAATTCGGAGGCAAGCGGAAGAGAGGAAAGGTTTCTAAAAGTCCTTCGAATGCTAAATACACAGGAAAGGCCTCATCTAGGAGGATAACTGAAGAAGACGTTTGCTTCATTTGCTTTGATGGTGGGGAGCTCGTGTTGTGTGATCGCAG AGGTTGCCCAAAGGCATATCATCCAACCTGTGTTAATCGAGATGAAGCTTTTTTCAGGGCGAAGGGTCGATGGAACTGTG gCTGGCATATGTGTAGCATTTGCGAGAAGAATGCCCTCTTTATGTGCTATACATGTACATTCTCCTTGTGCAAGAAATGTAGTAAAGATGCGGTTATCCTGTGTGTCAGAGGAAATAAAGGTTTCTGTGAGACCTGCATGAAAACTGTCATGCTAATTGAGAACAATGAACAAGGAAGCAATGAT GCTCTAACAAGTTTCGATGATAAAGGTAGCTGGGAGTATCTCTTCAAGGATTACTATACCGAATTGAAATCTAAGCTGTCACTTTCGTCTGTTGAGGTTGCAGAGGCTAAAAACCCGTGGAAGGGAAAGGATACGTTTTCTGGTCCCAGTAAACAAGAATCATTAGATACCCAGGCTGATGACATTGATGAAGGATCTGGTTCAGAAGAGTCTGTTGAGACTTTGAAAACTATCAATtctaaaagaaaaaagaaaggcAAAAAATCGAAATCCTTAGCCAAAGAAAAGGATTTGGTGAGTTCAGGTGTTGCAACTGGTGGCAAAGGGCTGGCATCATCAGCCAACTCTGAGTGGGCATCAAAAGAGCTACTTGAACTTGTTTCACACATGAAAAATGGTGACACATCTGTGCTCTCCCAGTTTGATGTACAAGGTCTTTTGCTCGAGTATATAAAAAGAAACAAACTACGTGATCCTCGCCGGAAAAGTCAAATTATATGTGATGCAAGACTTGAAGTTTTATTTGGGAAACCTCGAGTTGGGCATTTTGAAATGTTAAAACTTCTGGAATCTCATTTTCTTATTAGAGACGAGCAGAATGATGATGTTGAAGGAAGTATTGTTGACACCGAAATTAACCAGTTAGATATTGCGGGCAATACTGACCATCTGACCAAGGGTGTGAAAGATAGGAAACACAAAACACGCAAAAAAGGTGGTCTTCGGGAGCCACAGTCTAATCTTGATGATTATGCAGCTATTGACATGCACAACATTAGCTTAATTTACCTGCGAAGAAAATTGATGGAGGACTTGCTTGAGGATGTGGAGAAGTTTCATGATAAAGTCATTGGGATGTTTGTTCGGATAAGGATTTCTGGTAGTAGTCAAAAACAAGACCTGTATAGATTAGTGCAAGTTGTAG GCACAAGCAAGGCAGCGGAACCATACAAAATTGGTAAAAAGTCCACCAACATTGTGTTGGAGATACTAAATCTAGACAAGACTGAAGTCACATCAATCGATACAATCTCAAATCAGGATTTCACTGAG GAGGAATGCAAGCGTCTGCGCCAGAGTATCAAGTGTGGACTGATTAGTAGGCTGACTGTG GGTGAAATTCTTGACAAGACCATGGAAATTCAGGAGGCCAGAGTTAATGAT TGGCTGGAGTCAGAAACTTTGCGGCTCAGTCATCTTCGTGATCGAGCAAGTGATTTAGGACGTCGGAAAGA GCTCAGAGAGTGTGTGGAAAAGTTACAAGTTTTGAAGAGCCCTGAAGAGCGTCGTCGCAAACTGAAGGAAATTGCTGAAATACATGCCGACCCGAAGATGGATCCAAGTTATGAATCTGATGAAAATGACCATGAAGCTGAAGACAGTAGACGAG ATAATTTCCTGAGATCTAGAGGTTCCAGTTTTAGCAGGAGAGAAAGGGGCCTAATCTCACCTGGAAGTGACTCTTCTGCAAGGGGTGGTGCAGGAAAAATTTCAACCAAGAACAGAGAATTGAGTAGAAACTTGTCCggtaataatttttctggtaatGCTACTCATAGTGGTGAGATGGTAAATGAAATTTCTCGGAATTTGGAAGGCCGAAAAGATGCACaagatttcaaatatttggaGAACCTGAATTATAATTCTGATTCTGCCGACAGAGGTAAGCGCAATGTGCCCCGAAGTGAATCACTGACTGGTGTTTCATCAGTAACCTCAGATGCATCTCTCCAAGTCAGGATTGCAGAAACTTCAACTATGATAAATGAAACAGAAAAGATGTGGCATTATCAAGATCCTTCTGGAAAAGTTCAAGGGCCCTTTTCTATGGTGCAATTACGTAAATGGAGCAACACAGGTTACTTTCCTACTGATCTGAAGATCTGGAAAACTGCGGACAAGCAAGATGACTCCATACTTATGGCTGATGCGCTGGAAGGTAAGTTCAAGAAAGAGAAACCAATTGTTGACAATATTTTTCCATCAGCTAATACCCTCCATAGTCTACCCATCTCGGCCAGCCATTTTGATCAGGCCTCTGGAACATCCTTACTCCATCTTAAGAATAGAACTAGTGTTGATCAAAGTTCAGTGTCAAGCACGAAATTGTCTTCTGAAAAATGGATTGGAAATGATATAACCAACTTACCATCTCCTACTCCTAAGCAAAGTAATGCGGGGTGGACCGGAGGAGAAGGTGGTGGTCTCGTCAATTATAATCCATCGCCTAGTGTTGAGAGAACTAATATTGGGACTCTTTCTGTTGCTGACGCATCGGTTTTGAATGCTATTATCCAGTCTAGCCCCGCTTTTAGTCTGACACCTAATTCACAACAAGGATTTCAGGTGGGTCCGGCAAATTCTTTGGGTTTTCAGTCAACCACAAGTGAACCACATGCAATACAGATGCATGGCCATCAGTCGACCATGGTCCACCAAGTTGTCAGTCAAAGTCCTTTAACTGATGCTCAGGTTATGGGTGGCTCTGCTCAGCCTCAGCCTAAGCCTCAGCCTCAGCCTCAACCACAGCCTCCTAATTATGGTTGGGTTGCTCCGAACGTGCAGAATTATGCAGCAAATTTCTCAAATTTAAATACCAATGCTGCAGCTCAACCTGAATATCAGAGACCAGCTCAAAGTATTCAACCAAACATATATCCTCCTGCCGTGTCCGATGCTACTAACACTGGCTGGGGTACTCCACATGCGAACGCTAGCATGGGATGCGGGAATCCAGCACCGGCAAACTCAAATATGTACATGGGACCACCTATCCAACCCACAGTCAACACAAATTCTGGCTGGCTTGCTCCCACTGGAAATGCAGGGGCTAATGTTCCAGGACAGGTGCAGGCTCTGGGCCCCGGTTGGGTTGCTCCGGCAGCTCAAGGTTCAATACCTGGGAATGGGTGGGGCCCGCCAAGTGCTAATACGGGTGCTCCCGCTCCTGTTCAAGGGTTAACGCAAGGAAATCCAAACCTAGGATGGGGCGCTGCACCACAAGGGAACCAGGGTTTGTGGGTGGGCCAACAGAACTACGGCGGTAATCAGTTCTCGGGACATCATaatgatcagggtcgagatccTGGTTTTGGTGGAGGAAGACCTTGGAACAGGCAGTCTTCGTTCGGCGGTGGAGGCTCAAGAGGTTCTAATAGGCGAGACACGATGTGTCCATACTACACAAATGGCCATTGTAGGAAGGGAGCACATTGTGATTTTCGGCATAACTAA